In a genomic window of Thermosynechococcus sp. CL-1:
- a CDS encoding HMA2 domain-containing protein, giving the protein MEQQIVHATTGRVRFRVPRVQRDSAYGELLVQLLESLAIVERVRLNPQAATVVVEYQPHLLHEAAVYESLNHCFQQAMVAMPQPLPDSAAPADAIALEDYEAQVEADARLESDWERLGLPLVALGVSLLSVPLELPFAVVGATVLASAWPWFQRVGHQMYQGHPPNVDLLDSLWMALHTVNGQFLAPALKTALVGVRADVRDRQRRQQLHRYPSVLMAHYEHLTVERQGHSLTIESQELQVGDLLWLRPGDVVPVDGSVVAGLAEVEPAHFEFSRQVRVCRPGDALYAGCQILTGQVQLRVMRTGWQTRLGLITDLLHTEPVYDSALAHQQGEFARHAVLPTLALSGALWLATGAYGPAIAPLQFDFGSGVQLSLRTVMLSAQVFAVQQGIYLPTAGTLEQLAQLESLVIDARAGLPQPERAQILIQQLRHLGLHIYLLQDQGSPLEGTTDLTSDRLTDLQAYLVGKRRRVGWISFGETCSCPESTWLPIRWQPPTFAPNAKVVVLLDGDWSALGRGMAIARDALERTYQNVALISLPNLAVTFGGMFLGLHPVVNVVTNNATAFMAEFWQGNSPQFRTALLPSTPTTVPLQPLPLESPQLAVAL; this is encoded by the coding sequence ATGGAGCAGCAAATTGTCCATGCCACAACAGGACGGGTGCGCTTTCGCGTGCCGCGTGTGCAGCGAGATTCGGCCTACGGAGAGTTATTGGTGCAGTTGCTGGAGTCTTTGGCCATTGTCGAGCGGGTACGGCTCAATCCCCAAGCGGCAACGGTGGTGGTGGAGTATCAACCCCATTTGCTCCATGAAGCGGCGGTCTATGAAAGTTTGAATCACTGTTTTCAGCAAGCCATGGTGGCCATGCCGCAGCCCTTGCCGGATAGTGCGGCTCCTGCGGATGCGATCGCCCTTGAAGATTACGAAGCACAAGTAGAGGCCGATGCTCGCCTTGAAAGCGATTGGGAACGCTTGGGACTGCCCTTGGTGGCCTTGGGGGTCTCGCTCCTCAGTGTGCCCTTGGAATTGCCCTTCGCGGTGGTTGGGGCTACGGTCTTGGCCAGTGCTTGGCCGTGGTTTCAGCGGGTGGGGCATCAGATGTATCAGGGACATCCCCCCAATGTGGATTTGCTCGATAGCCTCTGGATGGCACTGCATACCGTCAATGGCCAGTTCTTAGCGCCTGCCTTGAAGACTGCCCTAGTGGGGGTACGGGCAGACGTGCGCGATCGCCAGCGACGACAACAGTTGCATCGATATCCCAGTGTCTTGATGGCTCACTACGAACACCTGACGGTGGAACGCCAAGGACATTCCCTGACGATTGAAAGTCAGGAGTTACAAGTGGGAGATCTCCTGTGGCTGCGGCCGGGGGATGTTGTGCCCGTAGATGGCAGTGTTGTTGCTGGATTGGCGGAAGTGGAGCCTGCCCATTTTGAATTCTCTCGACAGGTGCGGGTTTGTCGCCCCGGCGATGCTCTCTATGCCGGCTGTCAAATTCTCACGGGACAGGTTCAACTGCGGGTGATGCGCACCGGTTGGCAAACGCGCCTTGGTCTCATTACGGATCTGCTACACACTGAACCGGTCTATGACAGTGCCCTTGCCCACCAACAGGGGGAATTTGCCCGCCATGCGGTGCTGCCAACCCTTGCCCTCAGTGGTGCCCTCTGGTTGGCTACGGGAGCCTATGGGCCAGCGATCGCCCCCCTACAATTTGACTTTGGCAGTGGTGTGCAACTGTCGCTGCGGACGGTAATGCTCTCGGCGCAGGTATTTGCTGTGCAACAGGGGATCTATTTACCCACCGCTGGTACCTTAGAGCAACTGGCACAACTAGAGAGCTTGGTGATTGATGCTCGCGCAGGTCTTCCCCAGCCCGAACGGGCACAAATCCTGATTCAGCAATTGCGACACCTTGGCCTTCATATCTATCTGCTGCAAGATCAAGGCTCGCCCCTTGAGGGCACCACCGATCTGACGAGCGATCGCCTCACCGATCTGCAGGCCTACCTCGTGGGTAAGCGGCGGCGGGTGGGTTGGATTAGCTTTGGTGAAACCTGCTCCTGTCCTGAATCCACATGGCTACCGATTCGCTGGCAGCCCCCTACCTTTGCCCCCAATGCCAAAGTGGTCGTTCTCTTGGATGGCGACTGGTCTGCCCTTGGCCGTGGCATGGCCATTGCCCGCGATGCCCTAGAGCGCACCTATCAAAATGTCGCCTTGATTTCTCTCCCCAATTTAGCCGTTACCTTTGGCGGCATGTTTTTGGGCTTGCATCCTGTGGTCAATGTCGTCACCAACAACGCCACTGCCTTTATGGCCGAGTTTTGGCAGGGAAACTCACCCCAGTTTCGTACCGCCCTATTGCCAAGTACACCAACGACCGTCCCCCTGCAACCGCTGCCCCTAGAATCCCCGCAACTAGCGGTGGCCTTATAG
- a CDS encoding dynamin family protein, with product MEISRLLEAALEHLKAVDTAVNQITKRDPQILNQPHLQEILQQFYDTYTEAKERLEHPTFRIATIGTTSSGKSTLVNALIGRRIAPIEAQQMSAGILRIHHSLQNRLVIHPTIGWQNLTDEDIYSKIRECMTRYHERKKVESDLPLPEIEVYCPILPVIDRSKIGLPESVNIEILDLPGLKSINDQKHLKLIQDTIKGCFSIVTINYQETDSDKQETLLKELKDIVEWFGGDPKMMIFILNKIDSRTSEDDSIENRIQNLKAQIQTTLGLGTPPEIIPMTALFLYYAQLIHAYSESAYQLDILENLLHDCANIFTREEKENEEIANFYDDLRRKSRRKTALTSEESKKLLDYALNISGGRIFWQTLGKCCHLQFRQSVLAPILLDFINKSKKLKAEIGTALEIKRKILIEQIEEEKQEIKIKQEEIQKKIEETFEEFSNKLNQLSNVMISESTETEKRSKIKELGLPEQCEGSITKIIDFPSEVKRALSIEILSPVNQYLRGSRNYDNLGQILQPHLFDRVLQNCQNLSEVIDKSIDILINVLDADDNIKSQTINQVRKAIEGAIIVLSSDIEEACQERTRFLIQAHRSTLENFANSYSQITLDNLIHKIDEILPQLSIAERIKTSIEAARSYPNVDDLLRNLSIAKRISISIPNLKDTGEAAAGGAFLGGIAGALLGLAFGLATAGVGAAAAIGFGLGAALGSSTDHDTRIKRIKEIKDLKLTIIDALYVSWESSLGASQFNNKVVEAITRWVTAIIDDSRERIQETVKQVSETSIEYLDSQRYEIEQKRQGNEDDLDYLNQQNNLIIDNLTELKKIAGVESV from the coding sequence ATGGAAATCTCTAGACTTTTGGAGGCTGCTCTCGAACACCTCAAGGCTGTAGATACTGCTGTTAACCAGATTACTAAACGCGATCCACAAATTCTTAACCAGCCTCACTTACAGGAAATACTCCAACAGTTTTACGATACCTACACCGAAGCCAAAGAACGGCTAGAACATCCTACCTTTCGCATTGCTACTATTGGCACTACATCTTCAGGTAAATCTACCCTTGTTAATGCCCTTATTGGTCGTAGAATTGCGCCAATTGAAGCACAGCAAATGAGTGCAGGAATTTTACGCATTCATCACAGCCTTCAAAATAGATTAGTCATTCATCCCACGATTGGTTGGCAAAACCTCACTGATGAGGATATCTACAGTAAGATTAGGGAGTGCATGACTCGTTACCATGAAAGAAAAAAAGTAGAGTCCGACCTTCCCTTACCTGAAATTGAGGTCTATTGCCCAATTTTGCCAGTCATAGATCGCTCAAAAATTGGACTACCAGAGAGCGTGAACATCGAAATTCTTGACCTACCTGGCTTGAAATCAATTAACGATCAAAAACACTTAAAGCTTATTCAGGATACCATCAAAGGCTGCTTTAGTATCGTTACAATTAATTATCAAGAAACAGATAGTGATAAACAGGAAACGCTTCTTAAAGAATTAAAAGACATTGTAGAGTGGTTTGGGGGAGACCCCAAAATGATGATTTTCATTCTAAATAAGATAGATAGCCGTACGAGTGAAGACGACTCAATAGAAAACCGCATTCAGAACTTGAAGGCACAAATACAAACAACCCTAGGGCTAGGCACACCACCTGAAATCATTCCAATGACAGCACTATTCCTCTACTATGCACAGCTAATTCATGCTTACTCAGAATCAGCCTATCAATTGGATATTCTAGAAAACCTGCTGCATGATTGTGCAAATATTTTTACAAGAGAAGAAAAAGAAAATGAAGAAATAGCTAATTTCTATGATGATCTAAGACGGAAATCTCGTCGTAAAACAGCACTTACATCAGAAGAATCTAAAAAACTTTTAGACTATGCCTTGAATATAAGTGGTGGCAGGATATTTTGGCAAACTTTAGGTAAATGCTGTCATTTGCAATTTCGGCAAAGTGTTCTTGCACCCATTTTATTAGATTTCATTAACAAATCTAAAAAACTTAAAGCAGAGATAGGTACTGCTCTTGAAATTAAACGTAAAATCTTAATTGAGCAAATTGAAGAAGAAAAGCAAGAAATCAAAATCAAACAGGAAGAAATTCAAAAAAAGATAGAAGAAACTTTTGAAGAATTTAGTAACAAACTAAATCAGTTAAGTAATGTAATGATATCTGAAAGTACTGAAACTGAAAAAAGAAGCAAGATAAAAGAGTTAGGACTTCCTGAGCAGTGTGAAGGAAGTATTACTAAAATAATTGACTTTCCAAGTGAAGTCAAAAGAGCTCTATCAATTGAAATTTTAAGTCCTGTAAATCAATACTTGAGAGGTTCTAGAAATTACGATAATTTAGGGCAAATTCTTCAACCCCATCTGTTCGATCGTGTTCTTCAAAATTGCCAAAACCTTAGTGAAGTTATTGACAAAAGCATCGACATTCTAATTAATGTTTTAGATGCGGATGACAACATAAAAAGTCAAACAATTAACCAAGTAAGGAAGGCAATTGAGGGAGCCATTATTGTACTTAGTTCTGATATAGAAGAAGCTTGTCAAGAACGAACTAGGTTTCTCATTCAAGCCCATCGCTCCACTCTCGAAAACTTTGCTAACTCCTACAGCCAAATTACTCTTGATAACTTGATCCATAAAATAGATGAAATTTTACCTCAATTGAGTATTGCAGAACGTATTAAGACTAGCATTGAAGCTGCTCGATCTTATCCTAATGTAGATGATCTCTTGAGAAACTTGTCAATAGCCAAAAGAATATCTATCTCTATTCCCAATCTTAAAGACACGGGGGAAGCTGCTGCAGGCGGTGCATTCTTGGGAGGAATAGCTGGGGCTTTACTAGGTCTAGCCTTTGGCCTTGCAACTGCAGGGGTTGGTGCAGCTGCAGCTATTGGGTTTGGCTTAGGTGCAGCACTTGGCTCTAGTACTGATCATGACACTAGAATAAAAAGAATAAAAGAAATCAAAGATTTAAAACTAACAATTATTGACGCGCTTTATGTAAGTTGGGAATCATCATTAGGGGCGTCTCAATTTAACAACAAAGTTGTTGAAGCGATCACAAGATGGGTTACAGCAATAATAGATGACTCAAGAGAAAGGATTCAAGAAACAGTAAAACAAGTTTCCGAAACATCAATAGAATACTTAGATAGCCAACGTTATGAAATAGAGCAAAAAAGACAAGGAAATGAAGATGATTTAGATTACTTAAATCAGCAGAATAATTTGATAATTGATAATCTGACTGAATTAAAGAAAATAGCTGGGGTTGAATCTGTATAA
- a CDS encoding YccF domain-containing protein, which translates to MSLLGNIIWLIFGGFLTGIGYMLGGVTLCLTIIGIPFGIKAIQLGWSALLPFGKQVVEAPDANSTLTMIFNILWLLVVGWGIALNHLFWGLLLAVTIIGLPFAQQHFKLMILGLLPFGRELK; encoded by the coding sequence ATGAGTCTTCTGGGCAATATCATTTGGCTAATCTTTGGCGGCTTCCTGACGGGCATTGGCTATATGCTGGGCGGTGTGACGCTGTGCCTGACGATCATTGGCATTCCCTTTGGGATTAAAGCCATTCAACTGGGCTGGAGTGCTCTATTGCCCTTTGGGAAGCAAGTTGTTGAAGCGCCCGATGCCAACAGCACCCTAACGATGATCTTTAATATCCTGTGGCTTTTGGTCGTGGGCTGGGGTATTGCCCTCAATCACCTCTTTTGGGGGTTGCTCTTGGCGGTGACGATTATTGGCCTGCCCTTTGCACAGCAGCATTTCAAGCTGATGATTTTAGGATTACTGCCCTTTGGCCGTGAGTTGAAGTGA
- the psaX gene encoding photosystem I protein PsaX: MATKSAKPTYAFRTFWAVLLLAINFLVAAYYFGILK; encoded by the coding sequence ATGGCAACAAAATCTGCAAAACCCACCTACGCTTTCCGTACCTTTTGGGCTGTGCTGCTGTTGGCCATTAACTTCTTGGTTGCCGCCTACTACTTTGGCATCCTCAAGTAG
- the trxA gene encoding thioredoxin, with translation MSSALSVTDATFEEEVLNSDIPVLVDFWAPWCGPCRMVAPVVDEIANEYQGRVKVVKVNTDENSKVATDYGIRSIPTLMIFKGGQKVDILVGAVPKTKIEATLAQFL, from the coding sequence ATGTCCAGTGCATTGTCCGTCACGGATGCCACCTTTGAAGAAGAAGTATTAAATAGTGATATTCCTGTACTGGTGGACTTTTGGGCGCCTTGGTGTGGACCGTGTCGCATGGTGGCTCCCGTTGTTGACGAAATTGCCAATGAGTATCAGGGCAGGGTCAAGGTTGTCAAGGTGAATACCGATGAAAACTCTAAAGTGGCCACCGACTACGGTATTCGCAGCATCCCAACACTGATGATTTTCAAGGGCGGTCAAAAGGTGGATATTTTGGTGGGTGCAGTACCCAAAACCAAAATTGAAGCAACCCTTGCCCAGTTCCTCTAG
- the thiS gene encoding sulfur carrier protein ThiS translates to MVPVEPAIVIHVNGTPHTLRRSLSIPELCDLLNIHPRLVAIEYNGEILHRQFWDTTYVQAGDRLEIVTIVGGG, encoded by the coding sequence ATGGTTCCTGTTGAGCCAGCGATCGTCATCCATGTCAATGGCACTCCTCACACCTTGAGGCGATCGCTCTCAATTCCAGAACTCTGTGACCTGCTCAACATTCACCCCCGCCTTGTTGCCATTGAATACAATGGTGAGATTCTGCATCGGCAGTTTTGGGACACCACCTATGTGCAGGCGGGCGATCGCTTGGAAATTGTCACGATTGTCGGTGGCGGCTGA
- a CDS encoding ABC transporter substrate-binding protein, whose product MRGWRWPLIALLVCLCTLSLGSCAGLITPRGNQLVTAVTSDPKTFNYALSQESPNVFGYLYTGLIQENGLTGELEPALAESWQIKPETLEIVFQLKPNLKWSDGMPLTSEDVVFTYNEIYFNPEIPTSSRDILRIGQKGLLPEVTAQGDRQVTFKLPEPFAPFLRNTGLPILPAHLLREAVRERDSQGRLKFLSMWGTDTDPRQIVGNGPFVMDRYVNSQRLIFRRNPFYWRSPLPHLERFIWQIVESTDTAMLQFRSGGLDLFAVTPEMFSLLKREEKRGQFRIYNSGPSPNTLFLCFNLNRGRRNGKPLVDPVKSAWFNDVRFRQAVAYALDRQRMINNIYQGLGAPQHSTIPVQSPFYFSPEQGLPTYRYDVAKAKALLQEAGFRYDNQGRLFDAQGNRVRFSLITNAGNKIREAIATQIQQDLGAIGMQVDLQFLAFSTLVDRLSNSLEWEAHILGFTGGGNEPNSGANIWRVDGLLHTFNQQPAPNQPPITGRVVADWEQRISDLYVQGAQELNLEQRKQIYAEAQRLAQEYLPFIYLVNPLSLTAFRNHVVGANPTALGGALWNLDELKVEMAAMD is encoded by the coding sequence ATGCGCGGGTGGCGATGGCCTCTAATTGCGCTACTGGTTTGTCTATGCACCCTCAGCCTCGGAAGCTGTGCTGGCCTAATTACGCCGCGTGGCAACCAATTGGTGACCGCCGTCACCTCAGACCCAAAAACCTTTAACTATGCCCTGAGCCAAGAATCTCCCAATGTCTTTGGCTACCTTTACACAGGGTTAATTCAAGAAAATGGCCTTACAGGTGAGCTAGAGCCAGCCCTTGCTGAGTCTTGGCAAATTAAGCCTGAAACCCTCGAGATTGTCTTTCAACTCAAGCCGAATCTGAAATGGTCGGATGGGATGCCCCTCACCAGTGAGGACGTGGTCTTTACCTACAACGAGATCTATTTCAATCCGGAAATTCCCACCAGTAGCCGCGATATTCTGCGCATTGGCCAGAAGGGGTTGCTCCCTGAAGTGACGGCCCAAGGCGATCGCCAAGTAACCTTTAAGCTCCCCGAACCCTTTGCCCCTTTTTTACGAAACACGGGTCTGCCGATTTTGCCCGCCCATCTGCTGCGGGAGGCCGTACGAGAACGGGATAGTCAAGGGCGGTTGAAGTTTTTGTCAATGTGGGGAACTGATACGGATCCACGGCAGATTGTGGGGAATGGTCCCTTTGTCATGGATCGCTATGTGAATAGCCAGCGGCTGATTTTTCGGCGCAATCCCTTTTACTGGCGATCGCCCCTACCCCATCTTGAACGGTTTATTTGGCAAATTGTGGAATCCACCGACACCGCCATGCTGCAATTTCGCTCAGGCGGTCTGGATTTATTTGCCGTTACCCCTGAGATGTTTTCCCTCCTCAAGCGGGAAGAAAAGCGCGGCCAGTTTCGCATCTACAACAGTGGACCGAGTCCCAACACCCTCTTCTTGTGTTTTAATCTGAATCGTGGGCGGCGCAATGGCAAGCCCCTCGTAGATCCGGTGAAATCGGCGTGGTTTAACGATGTCCGCTTCCGGCAGGCAGTGGCCTATGCCCTCGATCGCCAGCGGATGATTAACAATATCTACCAAGGCCTAGGGGCGCCCCAACACTCAACGATTCCCGTACAAAGCCCCTTTTACTTCTCCCCAGAGCAGGGACTGCCCACCTACCGTTACGATGTGGCCAAAGCCAAGGCATTACTGCAAGAGGCAGGCTTCCGCTACGACAATCAAGGTCGCCTCTTTGATGCTCAAGGGAACCGCGTCCGCTTTTCACTGATTACCAATGCGGGCAACAAAATCCGTGAGGCGATAGCGACACAAATTCAGCAGGACTTGGGGGCGATCGGGATGCAGGTGGATCTGCAATTTTTGGCTTTTAGTACCCTAGTAGATCGCCTGTCCAATTCCCTAGAGTGGGAAGCCCACATCCTTGGTTTTACAGGGGGTGGCAATGAACCCAATAGCGGTGCCAATATCTGGCGCGTGGATGGCCTTTTGCATACGTTCAATCAGCAACCGGCCCCCAACCAACCTCCGATTACGGGTCGAGTCGTGGCTGACTGGGAGCAGCGCATTAGTGATCTCTATGTACAGGGGGCACAGGAACTCAATCTAGAACAGCGCAAGCAAATCTATGCTGAAGCCCAGCGGCTGGCTCAGGAATATCTCCCCTTTATCTACTTGGTGAATCCCCTCTCCCTCACGGCTTTTCGCAATCATGTGGTGGGCGCGAATCCCACCGCTTTAGGGGGAGCGCTGTGGAACCTCGATGAACTGAAAGTGGAAATGGCAGCCATGGATTAG
- the mazG gene encoding nucleoside triphosphate pyrophosphohydrolase translates to MQRPVIAPMAMSLTVLSAATVLAEATELPEGGLITEIPTLAIAHRLAHHLRHHWPLETPLTLIDAQHQSTLLTLGELAELTEATCPLQLYVPPPLPEALIQFQRLIDVVRELRHPERGCPWDLQQTPTTLIPYVLEEAYEVVHALQEGDTGAIAEELGDLLLQVVLQSQLAQEANQFTVAQVIQGITDKLIRRHPHVFGEVALTTAQEVRDQWEQIKAAEKGTEEPLPLSQKLQRYARTLPPLMAGMKIGERASRAGLDWPTISGAWEKFYEELAEFQEALLQGNAEQQAAELGDLLFSVINLARWCQLDPVHALQQTYQRFIQRLERIEAAIDRPLETYTLEELEALWQQAKVQLAADNRTEVPPETKPEEG, encoded by the coding sequence ATGCAGCGTCCAGTGATTGCGCCTATGGCCATGTCCTTAACTGTTTTGTCGGCGGCAACTGTCTTGGCAGAAGCAACAGAATTGCCTGAAGGGGGTCTGATTACGGAGATTCCGACGCTGGCGATCGCCCACCGCTTGGCACACCACCTCCGCCACCACTGGCCTTTAGAGACACCCTTGACGCTCATTGACGCCCAACACCAGAGCACACTCCTCACCCTTGGCGAATTAGCAGAACTAACGGAGGCCACCTGCCCGCTACAACTGTATGTGCCACCCCCCCTACCAGAGGCACTGATTCAGTTTCAACGCTTGATTGACGTGGTTCGAGAACTGCGCCATCCTGAGCGAGGCTGCCCTTGGGATTTGCAGCAAACACCCACCACCCTCATTCCCTACGTTCTTGAGGAGGCCTATGAAGTCGTCCATGCCCTGCAGGAGGGTGATACGGGGGCGATCGCCGAAGAATTAGGGGATCTGTTGCTTCAGGTCGTGCTCCAGAGTCAACTGGCCCAAGAAGCCAACCAATTTACCGTTGCCCAGGTCATTCAAGGAATTACCGATAAACTGATCCGTCGCCATCCCCATGTCTTTGGTGAAGTGGCTCTCACCACTGCGCAAGAGGTGCGCGACCAATGGGAGCAAATCAAAGCAGCTGAAAAAGGGACAGAAGAACCTCTCCCCCTGAGTCAAAAGCTGCAACGCTATGCCCGTACCCTGCCCCCCCTGATGGCGGGGATGAAAATTGGTGAGCGAGCTAGTCGCGCTGGCCTAGATTGGCCGACCATTAGCGGTGCGTGGGAGAAATTTTACGAGGAACTGGCGGAATTTCAAGAGGCGCTTCTGCAAGGGAATGCCGAGCAACAGGCTGCGGAATTGGGAGACCTGCTCTTTAGTGTGATTAACCTCGCCCGCTGGTGCCAACTTGACCCCGTGCATGCCCTGCAACAAACCTACCAACGCTTTATCCAACGCCTCGAACGCATTGAGGCTGCCATCGATCGCCCCCTTGAAACTTACACCCTAGAAGAACTGGAAGCCCTATGGCAACAGGCCAAGGTACAGTTAGCCGCAGACAACCGAACCGAAGTGCCACCGGAGACCAAACCCGAAGAGGGCTAA
- the hslO gene encoding Hsp33 family molecular chaperone HslO: MADFLLRATAAAEGIRAVGVITTQLTDEARQRHQLSYVATAALGRTMAAGLILASSFKQPQARVNVRIQGNGPLGTVFADAGADGTVRGYVQYPSVELPPNAKGKLDVGAAVGHQGYLYVIHDLGYGYPYSSTVELVSGEIAEDVTYYLATSEQTPSALMLGVFVEEAGVTAAGGLMLQVLPKAANDEHLIATLEQRVANLKGFTPLLQAGRTLPDIFQELLGDMDLQILPQRQMVRFHCGCSHERMLAALKLLGEAELKDILATEAKAEATCQFCNAVYWADQPMLEQLIAELATASV, from the coding sequence ATGGCAGATTTTCTGTTGCGAGCAACGGCTGCGGCTGAAGGCATCCGTGCAGTGGGCGTCATTACCACTCAACTCACCGATGAAGCCCGCCAACGCCACCAACTCTCCTACGTGGCCACGGCTGCTTTGGGACGAACCATGGCCGCTGGCTTAATTCTCGCCTCTAGTTTCAAACAGCCCCAAGCGCGGGTGAATGTGCGCATTCAAGGCAATGGCCCCCTAGGAACGGTTTTCGCGGATGCGGGTGCCGATGGCACGGTTCGCGGCTATGTGCAGTATCCCAGTGTTGAACTGCCCCCCAATGCCAAGGGCAAACTGGACGTGGGTGCGGCAGTGGGTCATCAGGGGTATCTCTACGTCATCCACGATCTTGGCTACGGCTATCCCTATTCCAGCACGGTAGAGCTTGTCTCCGGGGAAATTGCCGAAGATGTCACCTACTACCTCGCCACTTCAGAGCAAACCCCCTCAGCCCTCATGTTGGGTGTTTTTGTTGAAGAGGCGGGGGTGACTGCCGCCGGTGGGTTGATGTTACAGGTGCTACCCAAAGCTGCCAATGATGAACACCTGATCGCCACCCTTGAACAACGGGTGGCCAATCTCAAGGGCTTTACACCCCTGCTACAGGCGGGGCGGACACTGCCAGATATCTTTCAGGAACTCCTTGGGGATATGGACTTGCAAATCTTGCCCCAACGGCAAATGGTGCGCTTCCACTGTGGCTGTTCCCATGAACGGATGCTAGCGGCACTCAAGCTCCTAGGGGAGGCAGAATTAAAGGATATTCTAGCCACAGAGGCGAAGGCGGAAGCCACCTGTCAGTTCTGTAATGCTGTCTATTGGGCGGATCAGCCGATGTTGGAACAGTTGATTGCGGAGTTGGCCACTGCCTCAGTCTAA
- a CDS encoding 1-acyl-sn-glycerol-3-phosphate acyltransferase, which translates to MSSVVATAQPPLDFLPQRFSYPVWWTAARLLPFYIRYGLGLNRVEGVNVETLARYYEQFQRGQVRLLIAFRHPCTDDPLVMGYLMWHLLPQTAQRLGIRLQPPTNGYFLYDRGIPLWAGEQIGWLFSRLGGISIMRGKLDSQALRSARELLLEGRFPLAAAPEGATNEHNELVAPLEPGVAQLGFWCLEDLTKAGRSLPVVILPVGIQYSLSQPSWERMGWLMTQLENRLGCPTNSDSTQPEELYRRLLNLAMHLLDRLETFYATSYRQVFPELPPFDSPNAELAARIQRLLNSALVVAESYFGLKASEDFVSRCRRIEQAAWERMFRGDLAQLSAVERCLADWLAEEANVRLRHMRLAERFTSITGSYIREKFTIDRFADVALILWRTFDWLEGKSPNVNRLVGLRQVRLSVGDPLNLESYWPLYRRDRQGARQAVKEVTDQIRQQFEALIVPTDS; encoded by the coding sequence ATGTCCAGTGTGGTTGCGACTGCCCAACCCCCGTTGGATTTTCTCCCCCAGCGGTTTAGCTATCCAGTTTGGTGGACGGCGGCACGGCTCCTGCCCTTTTACATCCGCTACGGCCTTGGTCTCAATCGGGTGGAAGGGGTGAATGTCGAGACCCTTGCCCGTTATTACGAACAGTTTCAACGGGGGCAGGTACGGCTGCTGATTGCCTTTCGCCATCCTTGTACGGATGATCCTTTGGTGATGGGCTACCTGATGTGGCATCTGTTGCCCCAGACCGCTCAGCGACTGGGGATTCGGCTGCAACCACCGACAAATGGTTATTTTCTCTACGATCGCGGAATTCCCCTCTGGGCAGGGGAGCAAATTGGTTGGCTCTTTTCACGGTTGGGGGGGATTTCCATCATGCGCGGCAAGCTCGATAGCCAAGCCCTGCGATCGGCACGGGAGTTACTCTTGGAGGGACGATTTCCCCTAGCAGCAGCGCCGGAGGGGGCAACGAATGAACACAATGAACTGGTCGCACCTTTAGAGCCGGGCGTGGCACAACTGGGATTTTGGTGTCTGGAAGATTTAACTAAGGCGGGGCGATCGCTCCCTGTGGTCATTCTCCCCGTTGGCATTCAGTACAGCCTCAGTCAGCCCTCTTGGGAACGCATGGGTTGGCTGATGACTCAACTGGAAAACCGCCTCGGCTGCCCCACCAATAGCGACAGTACCCAGCCAGAGGAACTCTACCGCCGCCTGCTCAATTTGGCGATGCACCTACTGGATCGCCTAGAGACCTTTTATGCCACGTCCTACCGCCAAGTCTTTCCAGAGCTGCCCCCCTTTGACTCCCCCAATGCGGAATTGGCGGCACGAATTCAGCGACTCCTCAACAGTGCCCTTGTAGTGGCAGAGTCCTACTTTGGTCTTAAGGCCAGTGAAGATTTTGTGAGTCGCTGCCGACGGATTGAACAGGCCGCTTGGGAACGGATGTTTCGCGGTGATTTGGCACAACTGTCTGCCGTAGAGCGCTGTCTAGCCGATTGGTTGGCCGAGGAAGCCAATGTGCGATTACGTCATATGCGTCTTGCGGAGCGATTTACCTCGATTACGGGTAGCTATATCCGTGAGAAATTCACGATTGATCGCTTTGCCGATGTGGCACTGATTCTCTGGCGGACGTTTGATTGGCTCGAGGGAAAAAGCCCAAATGTGAATCGCTTGGTGGGCTTGCGGCAGGTGCGCCTCAGTGTCGGAGACCCGCTCAATTTAGAGAGCTATTGGCCGCTGTATCGGCGCGATCGCCAAGGGGCACGTCAGGCCGTCAAGGAAGTCACTGATCAGATTCGCCAACAATTTGAAGCCTTGATTGTGCCTACGGATTCTTAG